One genomic region from Reichenbachiella ulvae encodes:
- a CDS encoding glycoside hydrolase family 71/99-like protein: protein MKKRTKSFLCLIVVFQAVIFHSQAQLKHNIEPRYSSYEGLVMAGYQGWFRTPKDGSGSSWVHYGDNGKFDKDHNTIDFWPDVSDYPRTYDTEFLQEDGTEAKVFSSIDKSTTDLHFQWMKEYGVSGVFMQRFFNVAKKYEDKGKSSDIILKNASLSAEKYDRAFAVMYDLSGLNPKSDDCSAVIEDWKMLVDELKVTQSKNYLNHNKKPLVAIWGLGFPDRPYDIRDIGINRLIDFLKNDPEYGGCAVMLGVPTYFRELDKDCLPDPYLHEVIRSADIVLPWMVQRFTPLLHQDELRYRDHVIADIRWCQENNVDYVPLAYPGFSWHNLSKNNPGLARHTSYGAIPRLGGEFYWDLLYNSIQAGASMIYVAMFDEIDEGTAIIPVLDSPPNSEEAQFVGNDGVDPYHYLRLTGLAGQMLRKEIPLQAEMPKN from the coding sequence ATGAAAAAAAGGACAAAGAGCTTTTTGTGTTTAATTGTTGTTTTTCAAGCAGTGATTTTTCATTCCCAGGCTCAACTAAAGCACAATATAGAACCTCGCTATTCATCCTATGAAGGATTGGTAATGGCTGGATATCAGGGTTGGTTCAGAACCCCAAAGGATGGATCAGGTAGTAGTTGGGTTCATTATGGAGATAATGGGAAATTTGACAAAGATCATAATACAATAGATTTTTGGCCGGATGTATCTGACTATCCAAGAACCTATGATACGGAGTTTCTGCAGGAAGATGGAACCGAAGCAAAGGTTTTTAGCTCAATAGATAAAAGTACAACTGACTTGCATTTTCAATGGATGAAGGAGTATGGTGTAAGTGGTGTCTTTATGCAAAGATTTTTTAATGTGGCAAAGAAATATGAGGACAAGGGAAAATCTTCAGATATAATTTTAAAAAATGCCAGCTTGTCCGCTGAAAAGTATGATCGAGCGTTTGCCGTAATGTATGATTTGTCTGGATTAAATCCGAAATCTGATGATTGTTCTGCTGTGATTGAAGATTGGAAGATGCTCGTGGATGAATTGAAGGTGACTCAAAGTAAAAATTATCTTAATCATAATAAAAAACCGTTAGTAGCTATATGGGGGTTGGGATTTCCAGATAGACCCTATGATATTAGGGATATTGGAATCAATCGTTTGATCGATTTCTTAAAAAATGACCCTGAATATGGAGGGTGCGCCGTAATGTTAGGTGTGCCTACTTATTTTCGTGAACTCGATAAGGATTGTCTGCCTGATCCTTATCTCCATGAAGTTATTCGTTCGGCAGACATTGTTTTGCCCTGGATGGTTCAGCGATTTACGCCATTATTGCATCAGGATGAATTGAGGTATCGCGATCATGTGATAGCTGATATTAGATGGTGCCAAGAAAATAATGTAGACTATGTGCCCTTGGCATACCCTGGGTTTAGTTGGCACAATTTGTCAAAAAATAACCCTGGTTTGGCTCGTCATACCAGCTATGGTGCTATTCCGAGATTAGGAGGTGAGTTTTATTGGGATTTGCTCTATAATTCGATACAGGCAGGGGCTAGTATGATTTATGTAGCCATGTTCGACGAAATAGATGAAGGTACAGCCATTATACCTGTATTAGACAGTCCACCGAATAGTGAGGAAGCACAGTTTGTAGGCAATGATGGAGTGGATCCTTATCATTACTTGAGGTTAACCGGATTGGCTGGTCAAATGCTGAGAAAGGAAATACCGCTTCAAGCGGAAATGCCTAAGAATTGA
- a CDS encoding T9SS type A sorting domain-containing protein: MKNKILLFIVTVGFGLSAQAQTTVWNPAANEASTGNWNEEANWTAGIPGASGGKAVFNVPDAAPALVTDAQSVFQIVAGDNGDGGEIIVQDGGSITMGDVWSGVGYNTNAILTVEKGGEVTFGQHAWIGFLPESEGTVNINGGTIHVVQMTGLGWEGGVGIVNITSGLFDLANINATDMKSIGEGSYIDISGDGMMTINGNRLAHTGEDGVDYDDQLAEFITNERIIAHGGSVAPNYWFDEESAETKVIAPTIISSTMPEDASIEVPSDSDIVISFTRAMDATSVSENLTITPEIPNQQLSWSEDGSILTVSGDLAEGITYAVSLAKTAVDMYGFEVAFEESFTFIVEGDIVMESATSPEITLTMYPNPASDFISFDGKPVSKVEIYSASGQLMIKSRNVTNINIQSLNRGHYLVKAVVDETAVTRRLIVK, encoded by the coding sequence ATGAAAAACAAAATTTTACTTTTTATTGTGACAGTGGGATTTGGCCTTTCGGCACAAGCACAAACTACTGTTTGGAATCCAGCAGCCAATGAGGCTTCAACTGGGAATTGGAACGAAGAGGCAAATTGGACGGCTGGTATCCCAGGAGCCAGTGGAGGAAAGGCAGTCTTTAATGTTCCAGATGCGGCTCCTGCATTGGTTACTGATGCTCAATCAGTGTTTCAGATTGTTGCAGGGGATAATGGTGACGGTGGTGAAATCATCGTACAAGACGGAGGTAGTATCACCATGGGAGATGTTTGGAGTGGTGTAGGCTATAATACCAATGCAATTCTAACGGTAGAAAAAGGTGGTGAAGTAACGTTTGGTCAGCACGCATGGATAGGCTTTTTGCCAGAGTCAGAAGGAACGGTTAATATTAATGGAGGAACAATACATGTTGTTCAAATGACCGGTCTTGGCTGGGAAGGTGGTGTTGGTATTGTTAATATCACCTCTGGGCTTTTTGACTTGGCTAACATCAATGCCACTGACATGAAATCGATAGGCGAAGGTTCTTATATAGATATATCAGGAGATGGTATGATGACCATCAATGGTAACAGACTTGCACATACGGGTGAGGATGGGGTAGACTATGATGATCAATTGGCAGAGTTTATCACAAACGAAAGAATAATTGCACATGGTGGTAGTGTAGCTCCTAACTATTGGTTTGATGAAGAGTCGGCAGAAACCAAGGTGATTGCTCCAACGATCATTAGTTCTACTATGCCAGAGGATGCTTCGATTGAGGTGCCTAGCGATTCTGATATTGTGATCTCTTTTACAAGAGCAATGGATGCTACTAGTGTTTCCGAAAATTTGACAATCACTCCAGAAATTCCTAATCAGCAGTTGTCCTGGTCAGAGGACGGATCTATCTTGACAGTGTCAGGGGATTTAGCAGAGGGCATCACTTATGCGGTTTCCTTGGCTAAAACAGCTGTGGATATGTATGGATTCGAAGTAGCTTTTGAGGAGTCTTTTACTTTTATCGTAGAAGGAGATATTGTAATGGAATCAGCTACTTCTCCGGAGATTACATTGACAATGTATCCTAATCCAGCTTCAGATTTCATTTCATTCGATGGCAAGCCAGTATCTAAAGTGGAGATTTACAGTGCAAGTGGACAATTGATGATTAAATCTAGAAATGTGACTAATATCAATATCCAATCACTCAATAGAGGACATTATCTGGTAAAGGCTGTAGTGGATGAAACTGCTGTAACCAGAAGGCTGATTGTAAAATAA
- a CDS encoding T9SS type A sorting domain-containing protein, translated as MRAKKIRILGLVLILATTVHAQRVIQRCDITSGWKSNNSLSVDVTDYKEGRASLKSTGASTVWFSKLFSQTHSGIDENGYLSLWLYIADLNLLDGDGQIEISSSGNPDQDEYAWNISELGLVQGWNELNLSIMSATKTGNPDLGAVRFFRIYHPLSGSAEIKLDYIRFRDSLTDHNPDVLEIAPVDPSTLDGKVMFGYQGWFTAKGDGWKLDRFHHWGDLSTGSGDPKDLSVEMWFDDDELDPDELYKTGYYYPDGREARAFSSYNKKTVVRHMKWLRDYDLDGVFLQRFMSEARDEAFKELRDSVASHVKDGCERYGRTFAMMWDGVNYAGASEDIKADWKHLVDDLKLTESPNYLHHRGLPLISLWGYSVRAEADIEELKDLIDFFHNNPEEKYRASIKLGCNDNWRTKDNGAWAEVFKQVEVISPWTVGRYGSSKSSYENYADNNTIPDQVWCDENNVDFMPVNWPGFSWYNLHDGPKNQHPRRGGDFFWEQASGNLTRGAKSLYIAMFDEIDEATAFFKMPETANDSPDKGYWISLNIDGLSLPSDWYLRCVKLATQVTRGWKDNPVTLGVPDDGIDVYGVEAQHATCEQSNGALILSYPNTTGSGLMQYSIDGGQNYNYTTPSDSEQMSIPNLSPGLYDIWIREQDGSNPTDLGDKLIVNTTPQVNVEIFNASCNDDGIIDFRLSTNPYIGAVDISLDGGVTYDILMEEGTYSLSVSGLSDGVYDIWARWSGTSCSSAVGNFEIVRDIPEPIVSTFVYGAEAPSVICQGSELTATVSVDKEVSSWTWTGPKGFEASTSDVLIADSLTSEHAGTYSVSYLDTNGCSNSSEIIVEVSSSAVPDSDFLVEASGKLLDPETVIFCKGDRLILEGTPNEEGLNFVWEGPNGFNKEGRRATLTASANDNHAGVYTLTVSSGDDCFVILNQEILVGSEGECGEQVLAADDQLWTGFLLYPNPATRKVHLEHGGMESGRLTVTDLTGKKHLDFELSQGNSLIDVSELLPGLYLFIVEDVHGQTQVQQLLKN; from the coding sequence ATGAGAGCTAAAAAAATCAGAATACTTGGGCTAGTATTAATCTTAGCCACGACAGTTCATGCGCAGCGAGTAATTCAACGCTGTGATATAACTTCTGGATGGAAAAGTAATAATTCACTTTCCGTAGACGTGACAGATTACAAAGAGGGCAGGGCCTCATTGAAAAGCACTGGGGCCAGTACAGTTTGGTTTTCAAAACTTTTTTCTCAAACCCATTCTGGGATTGATGAGAACGGATATTTGTCACTCTGGTTATATATTGCGGATCTTAATTTGTTAGATGGAGATGGGCAGATTGAAATCTCTAGCTCGGGGAACCCTGATCAAGATGAGTATGCTTGGAATATTTCCGAACTAGGTTTGGTACAGGGGTGGAACGAATTGAACCTTTCAATAATGTCAGCTACTAAAACGGGTAATCCTGATTTAGGTGCTGTTAGATTTTTTAGAATTTATCACCCATTGTCAGGATCTGCAGAAATCAAACTGGATTATATCCGATTCAGAGATTCACTGACAGATCATAATCCTGATGTATTAGAGATCGCTCCTGTAGATCCATCCACATTAGATGGGAAGGTAATGTTTGGTTACCAGGGCTGGTTTACTGCTAAAGGAGATGGCTGGAAGTTGGATAGGTTTCACCATTGGGGTGATCTTTCAACTGGTTCCGGTGATCCTAAGGATTTGTCTGTTGAGATGTGGTTTGATGACGATGAATTGGATCCAGATGAATTGTACAAGACAGGGTATTACTACCCAGATGGTAGAGAGGCACGAGCATTTTCTTCATACAATAAAAAAACGGTAGTTCGACATATGAAATGGCTTAGAGATTATGATTTGGATGGCGTTTTTCTTCAGCGCTTTATGTCTGAGGCCAGAGATGAGGCTTTTAAGGAACTCAGGGATTCGGTGGCTTCTCATGTCAAAGATGGATGTGAGCGATATGGTAGGACCTTTGCTATGATGTGGGATGGGGTTAATTATGCAGGAGCTTCAGAAGATATCAAAGCTGATTGGAAGCACTTGGTTGATGATCTGAAATTGACCGAAAGTCCGAATTATTTACATCATCGTGGCTTGCCTTTGATTTCATTGTGGGGTTATTCGGTGAGAGCGGAAGCGGACATAGAAGAGCTGAAAGATTTAATTGACTTTTTTCATAACAATCCAGAAGAGAAATATCGTGCATCCATTAAGTTGGGATGTAACGACAATTGGCGAACAAAAGATAATGGTGCCTGGGCTGAAGTGTTCAAACAAGTAGAGGTAATCAGTCCTTGGACGGTAGGTCGTTACGGTTCGTCCAAATCTTCATACGAAAATTATGCAGATAACAATACAATCCCTGATCAAGTCTGGTGTGATGAAAACAATGTGGATTTTATGCCAGTCAATTGGCCAGGTTTTTCGTGGTACAACCTTCATGATGGCCCTAAAAATCAACATCCGAGAAGAGGTGGGGATTTCTTTTGGGAGCAGGCAAGTGGAAATTTAACAAGGGGTGCTAAGAGCTTGTACATTGCTATGTTTGATGAAATTGATGAGGCAACCGCGTTTTTTAAAATGCCAGAGACTGCAAATGATTCTCCTGATAAAGGTTACTGGATTTCTCTCAATATAGATGGGTTGTCTCTGCCTAGTGATTGGTACTTGAGATGTGTCAAATTGGCTACTCAGGTAACTAGAGGGTGGAAGGATAACCCGGTCACTTTAGGAGTGCCTGATGATGGAATCGACGTGTATGGAGTAGAGGCGCAACATGCTACTTGTGAGCAATCCAATGGTGCTTTGATTTTGTCCTATCCGAACACGACTGGTTCAGGTCTGATGCAATATAGTATCGATGGAGGTCAGAATTATAATTATACTACACCTTCCGATTCAGAACAGATGTCAATTCCCAACTTGTCACCTGGACTTTACGATATTTGGATCAGGGAGCAAGATGGTTCGAATCCTACTGACCTAGGGGATAAACTCATAGTGAATACAACTCCCCAGGTTAATGTTGAAATCTTTAATGCAAGCTGCAACGACGATGGTATCATTGATTTTCGATTATCCACCAATCCTTACATTGGAGCTGTAGATATCAGTTTGGATGGAGGTGTCACATATGATATCTTGATGGAAGAGGGAACTTATTCACTATCTGTATCGGGACTTTCAGACGGCGTGTATGATATATGGGCAAGATGGTCTGGGACTAGTTGCAGCAGCGCTGTTGGCAATTTCGAAATAGTTAGAGACATTCCCGAACCAATAGTTTCAACCTTTGTTTATGGTGCGGAAGCTCCATCTGTGATTTGTCAGGGTAGCGAATTGACTGCTACTGTTTCGGTTGACAAAGAGGTCAGTAGCTGGACATGGACTGGCCCGAAAGGTTTTGAGGCTTCAACTTCAGATGTACTCATCGCTGATAGCTTGACTTCTGAGCACGCAGGAACTTATTCCGTTTCGTATTTAGACACCAATGGCTGTAGTAATAGCAGTGAAATTATTGTAGAGGTGAGCAGTTCTGCCGTGCCGGATTCGGATTTTTTGGTGGAGGCCTCAGGTAAGTTATTGGATCCTGAAACAGTGATTTTTTGCAAGGGAGATAGGTTGATATTAGAAGGCACACCCAATGAAGAGGGCTTAAACTTTGTATGGGAAGGACCAAATGGTTTTAATAAGGAGGGACGTAGAGCCACACTTACAGCCAGTGCCAATGACAATCATGCGGGGGTTTACACTTTGACTGTATCATCCGGTGATGATTGTTTTGTGATATTAAACCAAGAGATCCTGGTAGGGTCAGAAGGAGAGTGCGGAGAACAGGTGTTAGCTGCTGATGATCAATTATGGACGGGGTTTCTGCTATACCCAAACCCTGCAACAAGAAAAGTACATTTGGAACACGGGGGAATGGAAAGTGGTCGGTTAACTGTCACAGATCTGACAGGGAAAAAGCATCTTGATTTTGAATTGAGTCAAGGTAATTCTTTGATTGATGTCTCTGAACTCCTACCTGGTCTCTATTTATTTATTGTGGAAGATGTTCACGGGCAGACGCAGGTCCAACAATTACTAAAAAATTAA
- a CDS encoding kelch motif-containing protein, with amino-acid sequence MKEKLLINLLIIITIILSVPQESNAQILENGLKFNSYETSKDLRTGINFTPEESIEIGNELKIKFDFSYWRVLEAYGHIFRVIGSNNTNIDLVSSPINSSFDDINLILGDSATAVSFLFEEIKMAPNQWMECELVISNRDKYVSFSVNGLSKRQNISQEIEQIKIAFGKNHIGKYASSDVPPMKLKNVVFVRDGEVIRNWPLLKYNENNSYDEIDENKAIATNPNWLIDQHSKWKNKDNIITSTRPQIVYLGDSKFVLITNRQMIEYDANELNHTTLNLKAATNLPKPQASVYLPEQNEIWTYDLDKLLINKFDLASKTYYETPANFGAEPSHWHTSLLTIDNSRVFIGGYGHYQYKNDLILHKDQQWNTKTIKNIEPRYLHAAGQDNNGQLYLFGGYGSKNGKQEVGARVFHQLYQINPENFDSKLLWEIDTDESTYVFSNSMIFDQSDSVFYVLKYEKDKFACSALLESYNVKTKDRQTYGDSLNFNFLDISSFVDLKLDKTNQQLIAVISSKENDQYITQFHTIKFPPKLSSEVIQAVPQNYNMHYAISAGLISTLLLIVFVFKNKKRPVTLKEEPKTIQSNQPDASSDPKLKTEILELVSNDKKFNDEKSAILLLGGFQIIDREGIDISEKFSPTLRSLLTLLLMHSTNQGKGISSNYIWETFWGDKSQSSARNNRNVNIKKLRGLLDTVGDSEIKNVSDKWIIHLGSNIFFDYQYLYDLMNQDEKITISDLQLIKKGNLLPAMEFDWIDGFKAKFSNKIVDYLLDKSKTLPVDDKVQIEIADVIFQHDIINQDALSIKITCLNAMKKFAFAKQTYEVFSKEYLTLYGEEFDTPFEDFIHSTING; translated from the coding sequence ATGAAAGAAAAATTATTGATCAATTTACTGATCATCATAACTATTATTCTATCAGTACCCCAAGAATCCAATGCCCAAATATTAGAAAATGGGCTAAAATTCAATTCCTATGAAACATCCAAAGACCTCAGAACAGGGATTAACTTCACTCCAGAGGAGAGCATAGAAATAGGAAATGAACTAAAAATCAAATTTGATTTTAGCTACTGGAGAGTTTTAGAGGCATACGGTCATATTTTTAGGGTAATAGGTTCGAACAATACAAATATTGATTTAGTATCGAGCCCCATAAACTCCTCATTCGATGATATCAACCTCATACTAGGTGATTCTGCTACTGCCGTATCTTTTCTTTTCGAGGAAATTAAAATGGCTCCTAACCAATGGATGGAATGCGAATTGGTAATCTCCAATAGAGATAAATATGTTTCTTTCTCAGTAAATGGACTCAGCAAACGACAAAATATCTCTCAAGAAATAGAGCAAATCAAAATAGCTTTCGGGAAAAACCATATTGGAAAATATGCTTCGAGTGACGTGCCTCCTATGAAATTAAAAAATGTGGTCTTTGTAAGGGATGGCGAAGTGATACGAAACTGGCCACTATTAAAGTACAATGAAAACAATTCTTATGACGAAATCGATGAGAACAAAGCAATAGCAACTAACCCAAATTGGTTGATTGATCAACACTCCAAATGGAAAAACAAAGATAATATCATCACTTCCACTCGTCCACAAATTGTTTATTTGGGAGATTCAAAGTTTGTGTTAATTACCAATAGGCAAATGATTGAGTATGATGCAAATGAACTCAATCATACAACACTAAACCTGAAGGCAGCAACCAATCTTCCCAAACCACAAGCCAGTGTATACCTTCCTGAACAAAATGAAATCTGGACCTATGACTTAGACAAGCTGCTCATCAATAAATTTGACCTGGCAAGTAAAACATATTATGAAACTCCGGCCAATTTTGGAGCCGAACCATCACATTGGCATACCAGTTTGTTGACTATTGATAACTCGAGAGTCTTCATAGGTGGATATGGGCACTATCAGTATAAAAATGACTTGATCTTACATAAAGATCAACAATGGAATACAAAAACCATAAAAAATATTGAACCTCGGTATTTGCATGCCGCTGGTCAAGACAACAACGGCCAATTGTATCTATTTGGAGGCTATGGTAGCAAAAACGGTAAACAGGAAGTTGGAGCTAGAGTATTTCACCAGCTTTACCAAATCAACCCTGAAAATTTCGATTCGAAACTCCTATGGGAAATTGACACTGATGAGTCTACCTATGTATTTTCCAATTCAATGATATTTGATCAATCTGATTCAGTCTTCTATGTACTCAAATATGAAAAAGACAAATTTGCGTGCAGTGCTCTATTAGAATCTTATAATGTAAAAACAAAAGATAGACAGACCTATGGAGACTCTCTCAATTTCAATTTTCTAGACATCAGTTCATTTGTTGATTTGAAATTGGATAAAACCAATCAGCAGCTAATTGCTGTCATTTCATCAAAAGAAAATGACCAGTACATTACTCAGTTTCATACGATCAAGTTCCCACCAAAATTAAGTAGTGAAGTCATACAAGCTGTTCCTCAAAATTATAATATGCACTATGCAATATCCGCAGGCCTTATATCTACGCTTTTGCTAATTGTCTTTGTATTCAAAAACAAAAAAAGACCTGTAACTCTTAAGGAGGAGCCCAAAACAATCCAATCTAATCAACCTGATGCCAGTAGTGATCCAAAGTTAAAAACTGAAATTCTGGAATTGGTTAGTAATGATAAAAAATTCAATGACGAAAAAAGTGCTATTCTTTTACTTGGTGGATTTCAAATAATAGATAGAGAAGGGATTGATATTAGCGAGAAGTTTAGTCCTACACTCAGGTCTCTGTTGACTCTCCTTTTGATGCATTCTACAAATCAAGGCAAGGGAATATCCAGTAACTATATTTGGGAAACATTTTGGGGAGACAAGTCACAAAGCAGCGCAAGAAATAACCGCAATGTAAATATCAAAAAACTGCGCGGATTACTAGACACAGTAGGAGATTCAGAGATAAAAAATGTAAGCGACAAATGGATCATCCACTTAGGAAGCAATATCTTCTTTGATTATCAATACCTATATGACCTGATGAATCAAGATGAGAAAATAACCATATCGGATCTCCAGTTGATTAAAAAGGGCAACTTGCTCCCAGCAATGGAATTTGACTGGATTGATGGTTTCAAAGCCAAATTTTCCAATAAGATTGTGGATTACCTGTTAGACAAAAGTAAAACTCTACCTGTGGATGATAAGGTTCAAATAGAAATTGCTGATGTCATCTTTCAACACGACATCATCAATCAAGATGCCCTCTCCATAAAAATCACTTGTCTGAACGCTATGAAAAAATTTGCCTTTGCAAAACAGACCTATGAGGTATTTAGTAAAGAGTATTTAACATTATACGGTGAAGAATTCGACACACCATTTGAGGACTTCATTCACAGCACAATCAATGGATAG
- a CDS encoding GH92 family glycosyl hydrolase translates to MKEKIAKWGLISILLLLIIVAYIPKSDTQKKEDISPVDHVNPYIGNISHLLVPTFPTIHLPNSMLRVYPERRDFTGDRLSGLPLVVTGHRRSSAFNLSPVQKSKFRPVIDYSYDNECIRPYEYQVYLDEENIKVDYSLSHQSGMYSLKFENEDSISLIVNSRNGAINWSMDAISGHQLIENGTKIYLYLLPERMPSSVQTLRKEVLKEGYSSSGNNACLVLKFPVESGELNLRYGISFISTEQAKRNLEREIIDKDIATIKSEGKQKWSQALGKIEVEGTDADALSVFYTSLYRTFERPICLSEDGRYYSAFDDQVHEDNGRPFYTDDWIWDSYRAHHPLNALIDTKKEEDILNSFVLMAEQMDRLWMPTFPEVSGDSRRMNSNHGVAAVLDAHRKGLKNFDIEKAYLAAKGAITEKTLAPWSGVPAGRLDAFYKENGYFPALPDGVEETEPEVHSFESRQPVAVTLGTSYDEWCLSQLAYELDEMEDYELFVNHSYNYRNLYNSETMFFHPKDEQGRFITPFDYKFSGGMGARKFYGENNAWVYRWDVQHNVEDLIELMGGTETFITNLDQTFNEPLGRSKFDFYAQLPDHTGNVGQFSMANEPSLHIPYLYNYAGQPWKTQKRIRTLLDQWFRNDLMGVPGDEDGGGMTSFVVFSQLGFYPVTPGLPIYNIGSPVFEEAKINLPNGNTFVISAENYDPEHKFIQSATLNGEVLDRPWITHEEVIKGGELKVVMGMNANKKWAADLKNVPPSGLTNTATLQ, encoded by the coding sequence ATGAAAGAAAAAATTGCAAAATGGGGATTGATATCAATATTGTTATTATTGATTATCGTGGCATATATCCCCAAATCAGATACTCAGAAGAAAGAAGATATTAGTCCAGTTGATCATGTCAATCCATATATAGGAAACATAAGCCATCTATTGGTACCTACTTTTCCTACCATTCATTTACCCAATAGTATGCTTCGTGTGTATCCTGAAAGACGCGACTTTACCGGAGATAGATTGAGCGGACTACCCCTGGTAGTAACTGGACATAGGAGAAGCTCAGCATTTAATCTGAGTCCGGTGCAAAAATCGAAATTTCGTCCAGTTATAGATTATAGTTATGATAATGAATGCATAAGGCCATATGAGTATCAAGTTTATTTGGATGAAGAGAATATAAAAGTAGATTACTCATTGTCCCATCAATCGGGTATGTATTCCTTGAAATTTGAAAATGAGGATTCTATTTCATTGATAGTTAATTCTAGAAATGGAGCTATTAATTGGAGCATGGACGCAATATCTGGACATCAATTAATCGAAAATGGGACTAAAATCTACCTGTATTTATTGCCAGAGCGAATGCCTAGTTCAGTGCAGACCTTGAGAAAAGAGGTCTTAAAAGAAGGATACTCCAGCTCGGGCAACAATGCTTGTTTGGTATTGAAGTTTCCAGTGGAATCCGGAGAATTGAATTTACGATACGGAATTTCATTTATCAGTACGGAACAAGCCAAACGTAATCTCGAACGTGAAATTATAGATAAGGATATAGCTACTATCAAATCTGAAGGTAAGCAAAAGTGGAGTCAGGCACTTGGAAAAATTGAGGTTGAAGGCACGGATGCAGATGCGCTATCTGTGTTTTATACTTCTTTGTATAGAACATTCGAGAGACCAATTTGTTTGTCGGAGGATGGGAGGTACTATAGTGCATTTGATGATCAGGTGCATGAGGACAATGGGCGTCCGTTTTATACCGACGACTGGATATGGGATTCTTACAGAGCACATCACCCGCTCAATGCTCTTATAGATACTAAGAAAGAAGAGGATATTTTAAATTCATTTGTATTGATGGCTGAGCAAATGGATCGTCTATGGATGCCGACTTTTCCTGAAGTAAGTGGAGATAGTAGACGAATGAATTCAAATCATGGAGTAGCAGCTGTTTTGGATGCACATCGCAAAGGGCTAAAGAATTTTGATATAGAAAAAGCGTATTTAGCAGCCAAAGGAGCAATAACAGAAAAAACATTGGCTCCCTGGTCAGGTGTGCCAGCTGGAAGATTGGATGCTTTCTACAAAGAGAACGGCTATTTTCCTGCTTTGCCAGATGGGGTAGAGGAGACAGAACCAGAGGTGCATAGCTTTGAAAGCAGACAGCCTGTGGCAGTTACACTAGGGACATCCTATGACGAATGGTGCCTTTCGCAATTGGCCTATGAATTAGACGAAATGGAGGATTACGAATTGTTTGTCAATCACTCATATAATTATCGGAACCTTTACAATAGTGAGACAATGTTTTTTCACCCAAAAGACGAACAGGGAAGGTTTATAACCCCATTTGATTACAAATTTTCTGGCGGAATGGGAGCACGTAAATTCTATGGCGAAAACAACGCATGGGTATACCGATGGGATGTCCAACACAATGTGGAAGATCTAATCGAACTGATGGGTGGAACAGAGACATTCATTACTAATCTTGATCAGACATTTAATGAACCCCTTGGCCGTAGCAAATTCGATTTTTATGCACAATTGCCAGATCATACTGGCAATGTTGGGCAATTTTCAATGGCTAATGAACCCTCTTTGCACATACCATATTTGTACAACTATGCAGGTCAGCCATGGAAAACACAGAAAAGAATTAGAACCTTATTAGATCAATGGTTTAGAAATGATTTGATGGGGGTCCCTGGAGACGAAGATGGCGGGGGTATGACTTCATTTGTAGTTTTTTCTCAGCTTGGGTTTTATCCCGTTACCCCAGGATTACCTATATATAATATTGGTTCTCCGGTGTTTGAAGAGGCTAAAATCAATTTGCCCAATGGAAACACATTTGTAATAAGTGCCGAAAACTATGATCCTGAACATAAGTTTATCCAGTCAGCAACCTTGAATGGAGAGGTTTTGGATCGTCCCTGGATCACTCACGAGGAGGTCATAAAAGGAGGAGAGTTAAAAGTAGTGATGGGCATGAACGCAAATAAAAAATGGGCTGCAGATCTGAAAAATGTACCACCATCTGGATTGACCAATACAGCCACTTTGCAATAG